A genomic region of bacterium contains the following coding sequences:
- a CDS encoding type 1 glutamine amidotransferase, with protein sequence MPRVSCFQHIDCEGPGTLWDVLKSKGVQVELLKPFQGEEIPAHPGDGLIVLGGPMGVYEERRFPWMTKELDAIRRCLDSSIPVLGICLGSQMLAHAAGGQVFRGAQPEVGWFPIDLTSEGHGDPLLLGLPGTFDAFHWHGDTFTLPKGAVRLAESALYRHQVFKVGGNAYGFQCHLEVTGAMAREWASLYAKELTPQGGPNRPERILEGLEDKARALRVFSEKVFSRFAALL encoded by the coding sequence ATGCCCCGTGTCTCTTGCTTCCAACACATCGATTGCGAAGGGCCCGGCACCCTTTGGGACGTCCTCAAGTCCAAGGGCGTGCAGGTGGAATTGCTCAAGCCCTTCCAAGGGGAGGAGATCCCCGCCCATCCGGGCGACGGGCTCATCGTGTTGGGCGGCCCCATGGGCGTCTATGAGGAGCGACGGTTCCCCTGGATGACGAAGGAACTGGACGCCATCCGCCGCTGCCTGGATTCCTCCATCCCCGTGCTCGGCATCTGCCTGGGGTCCCAGATGCTGGCCCACGCGGCCGGCGGCCAGGTCTTCCGCGGCGCCCAGCCCGAAGTGGGTTGGTTCCCCATCGACCTCACGTCCGAGGGCCACGGGGACCCGTTGCTCTTGGGGCTCCCGGGGACCTTCGACGCCTTCCATTGGCATGGGGACACCTTCACCCTGCCCAAGGGCGCCGTGCGCCTGGCCGAGAGCGCCCTTTACCGCCACCAGGTCTTCAAGGTGGGCGGCAACGCCTACGGCTTTCAATGCCATCTGGAAGTGACCGGGGCCATGGCCAGGGAATGGGCCTCCCTCTATGCCAAGGAACTCACACCTCAGGGCGGGCCCAACCGTCCCGAAAGGATCCTCGAGGGGTTGGAGGACAAGGCGCGGGCCCTCCGAGTATTTTCGGAAAAGGTCTTCAGCCGCTTCGCCGCGCTCCTTTAA
- the galA gene encoding beta-galactosidase GalA yields MGTFRRVFHIVSLFILAQGMALGAVPDPGPSGTSWERLSMDRGWHFALGNAVDPDKDFGFGKAYFSYFAKAGLADGPADPKFDDRAWRVVDLPHDWAAELPFTDQGECFSHGYKAIGRMFPQNSVGWYRRTFQVGKDEKGKRFVLKFDGVFRDSIVFVNGFYMGREQSGYNGFRYDITDYLLYGEKNTVSVRVDASKEEGWFYEGAGIYRHVWLIKTSPLHVAPDGVFVTSALGAGGAQVTVQTTLSQEGEAGQGPVQVAQILLDPRGKALTGAKTTVAALPLNGSSTNVLKMQVPKPWLWSPEEPSLYRCVTSLIVKGKVVDQVETPFGIRTLRWDANKGFFLNGKRVELKGTSDHQDHAGVGVALPDALQDFRIKQLRSFGCNAYRCSHNPPTPELLEACDRLGMLVLSENRLMGTTPELLDRFRRQVLSERNHPCIFAWSLGNEEWGMEGNDRGVQITASLQPRIQALDPTRLVTAAISGGWGNGTSIPIELMGYNYIDHGNTDDFHAKYPQKPSFGTEDSTTHQTRGVYDDATYGREGPSDRKDPKDGIERIWKYYEARPYLGGLFLWTGFDYRGEESPFHYPAVSSQYGILDTCGFWKDCADYLRCWWDPAPALFLTPDWQKKGKEGKPVTVFAYSNCDEVELFLNGKSLGKKRMEKDSHLEWAVAYAPGTLSAKGSKGGKVVAETKRETSGAPARLALVNDQEFLRADGEDVAVVTVKALDSQGLEVPDASDLVQFTVKGPGRLLGVGNGDPISHEADRYFDTVSQVPIQDLRMKDGPFSGDGPVGAGDGGSGWPKLFSGREDDQGKVTKDIPKDRVVRGHFDLPDLSSYSQIVLYPKALVDGQKVFVNGHLVMEGIKRDDRSAAVTLDPGILQPGRNSYAVMGKELLRRWEWEELNLDPGALRVVVPAPAWKRHLFNGLAQVLVQSGEEPGEIELEASAPGLTPAVLKWPVQVVKKSPRVP; encoded by the coding sequence ATGGGAACATTTCGCCGGGTTTTCCACATCGTTTCGCTTTTCATCTTGGCACAGGGGATGGCTTTAGGGGCCGTCCCGGATCCCGGTCCTTCGGGAACCTCCTGGGAACGCCTCTCCATGGACCGGGGCTGGCATTTCGCCCTGGGCAACGCGGTGGATCCGGACAAGGATTTCGGTTTCGGCAAGGCCTACTTCTCCTACTTCGCGAAGGCCGGGCTGGCCGACGGGCCCGCGGACCCCAAGTTCGACGACCGGGCCTGGCGGGTGGTGGACCTACCCCACGACTGGGCGGCGGAACTGCCCTTCACCGACCAGGGGGAATGCTTCAGCCACGGCTACAAGGCCATCGGGCGGATGTTCCCCCAGAACAGCGTGGGCTGGTACCGCCGGACCTTCCAGGTCGGCAAGGATGAGAAGGGGAAGCGTTTCGTCCTCAAGTTCGACGGCGTCTTCCGCGATTCCATCGTTTTCGTCAACGGCTTCTATATGGGCCGGGAGCAGAGCGGCTACAACGGCTTCCGCTACGACATCACCGACTACCTCCTCTATGGGGAGAAGAACACGGTGTCGGTGCGGGTGGACGCCTCGAAGGAAGAGGGCTGGTTCTACGAGGGCGCCGGGATCTACCGCCATGTCTGGCTGATCAAGACCTCGCCCCTGCATGTGGCCCCCGACGGGGTCTTCGTGACCAGCGCCCTGGGCGCCGGGGGCGCCCAGGTGACGGTGCAGACCACCCTGTCCCAGGAAGGGGAAGCGGGGCAGGGCCCGGTGCAGGTCGCCCAGATCCTGTTGGACCCGCGCGGCAAGGCCCTCACCGGGGCCAAGACCACGGTCGCGGCCCTGCCCTTGAACGGTTCCTCGACCAACGTCCTCAAGATGCAGGTCCCCAAGCCCTGGCTTTGGTCCCCCGAGGAACCCTCCCTCTACCGTTGCGTGACCAGCCTCATCGTGAAAGGGAAAGTGGTGGACCAGGTGGAGACGCCCTTCGGCATCCGCACCCTGCGCTGGGACGCCAACAAGGGGTTCTTCCTCAATGGAAAGCGCGTGGAATTGAAGGGGACCAGCGACCATCAGGACCACGCCGGGGTGGGGGTGGCCCTGCCCGACGCCTTGCAGGACTTCCGGATCAAACAGCTGAGATCCTTCGGTTGCAACGCCTACCGCTGTTCCCACAACCCGCCGACCCCCGAGCTGTTGGAAGCCTGCGACCGGCTGGGGATGCTGGTGCTTTCCGAGAACCGGCTGATGGGCACCACCCCTGAACTGCTGGACCGTTTCCGGCGGCAGGTGCTTTCCGAACGCAACCACCCCTGCATCTTCGCCTGGTCGCTCGGGAACGAGGAATGGGGGATGGAAGGCAACGACCGGGGCGTGCAGATCACCGCTTCCCTCCAGCCCCGCATCCAGGCCCTGGACCCGACCCGTTTGGTGACGGCCGCCATCTCGGGCGGGTGGGGGAACGGAACTTCCATCCCCATCGAATTGATGGGATACAACTACATCGACCACGGCAACACCGACGATTTCCACGCCAAGTACCCTCAAAAACCCAGCTTCGGCACCGAGGATTCCACCACCCACCAGACCCGGGGCGTTTATGACGACGCCACCTATGGCCGGGAAGGCCCCTCGGACCGCAAGGACCCCAAGGACGGCATCGAGCGCATCTGGAAGTATTACGAGGCCCGTCCCTACCTGGGCGGCCTCTTCCTCTGGACAGGCTTCGACTACCGCGGCGAGGAGAGCCCCTTCCATTATCCCGCCGTCAGTTCCCAATACGGCATCCTGGATACCTGCGGGTTCTGGAAGGACTGCGCCGACTACCTGCGCTGTTGGTGGGACCCGGCGCCCGCCCTTTTCCTCACGCCCGACTGGCAGAAGAAGGGCAAGGAGGGAAAGCCGGTCACGGTCTTCGCCTACAGCAACTGCGACGAGGTGGAGCTTTTCCTCAATGGGAAGAGCCTGGGCAAGAAACGTATGGAGAAGGATTCGCACCTCGAGTGGGCGGTGGCTTACGCCCCGGGGACGCTTTCCGCCAAGGGTTCTAAGGGCGGCAAGGTCGTGGCCGAAACCAAGCGGGAGACCAGCGGGGCACCCGCGCGGCTGGCCCTGGTGAACGACCAGGAATTCCTGAGGGCCGACGGGGAGGACGTGGCGGTGGTGACCGTGAAGGCTCTGGATTCCCAGGGCCTGGAAGTTCCCGACGCGTCGGACCTGGTGCAGTTCACCGTCAAGGGCCCGGGGCGGCTGTTGGGGGTGGGCAACGGGGACCCGATCAGCCACGAGGCGGACAGATACTTCGATACCGTGTCCCAGGTGCCCATCCAGGACCTGCGGATGAAGGACGGTCCCTTTTCGGGCGACGGGCCGGTGGGGGCGGGGGACGGCGGATCGGGTTGGCCCAAGCTCTTCAGCGGCCGCGAGGACGACCAGGGCAAGGTCACGAAGGATATCCCAAAGGACCGGGTGGTCCGGGGCCATTTCGATCTGCCCGATCTTTCCAGCTATTCCCAGATCGTCCTTTACCCCAAGGCCCTGGTGGATGGGCAGAAGGTCTTCGTGAACGGCCATTTGGTGATGGAGGGCATTAAGCGGGACGACCGTAGCGCCGCCGTTACCCTGGACCCAGGGATCCTCCAGCCAGGCCGCAACAGCTATGCGGTCATGGGTAAAGAATTGCTGAGGCGCTGGGAATGGGAGGAACTCAATCTGGACCCCGGAGCCCTGCGGGTGGTGGTGCCGGCCCCGGCCTGGAAGCGGCATCTTTTCAACGGCCTGGCCCAGGTGCTGGTGCAAAGCGGGGAAGAACCGGGGGAGATCGAGCTGGAGGCCTCCGCGCCGGGACTTACCCCCGCCGTCCTGAAATGGCCCGTCCAAGTAGTGAAAAAAAGCCCCCGGGTCCCTTAA
- a CDS encoding acyltransferase: MKKWQVIDLVRSFSIIAVMGVHNYANIPFQHAWTCWLWGRFCLNGFYGVLLFLMVSGFLITHVIAKNPGGLAKPNLRLFYVQRIGRIWPLFLLVCGFGGLLYLLGSPNGPRYREWFQPGPYYGPWFWLSIPTFLFNWFLVAFNDWGYAGQWNILWSLSIEEQFYLFYPLCLKKIARKTRGWMVALGVILFAMAWRLFFYFHWTGNHFIQSYGTPAKLDMIAMGILLYWTVQHHGKALSRAGALSACLCVAGGLLLLASYFGTRWNDPLEEIYAPELLGLGLFLFLLGGLHLSFFESALLRPLSLPGKYCYGGYLLHLPLKSLLDPFLGRFDVFSRFGICILATTLVAASSYHFFEMPLNRAIRRHFGGKTAPRTR, encoded by the coding sequence TTGAAAAAATGGCAGGTCATCGACCTGGTCCGCAGCTTTTCCATCATCGCCGTCATGGGTGTCCACAACTACGCCAACATTCCCTTCCAGCACGCCTGGACCTGCTGGCTTTGGGGCCGCTTTTGCTTGAACGGCTTTTATGGTGTGCTTCTCTTCCTGATGGTCTCGGGCTTCCTGATCACCCATGTCATCGCCAAGAACCCGGGCGGATTGGCCAAGCCCAACCTCCGGCTTTTTTATGTCCAAAGGATCGGCCGGATATGGCCCCTTTTCCTCCTGGTGTGCGGGTTCGGCGGCCTGTTGTACCTTTTGGGTTCCCCCAACGGCCCCCGATACCGGGAATGGTTCCAGCCAGGGCCTTACTACGGCCCCTGGTTCTGGCTCTCCATCCCGACCTTCCTGTTCAACTGGTTCCTGGTGGCCTTCAATGACTGGGGATACGCGGGACAATGGAACATCCTCTGGAGCCTTTCCATCGAGGAACAGTTCTATCTTTTCTATCCCCTTTGTCTTAAAAAAATCGCCCGTAAGACGCGGGGCTGGATGGTCGCGCTGGGGGTCATCCTTTTCGCGATGGCGTGGCGCCTTTTCTTCTACTTCCATTGGACCGGCAACCATTTCATCCAATCCTATGGGACGCCCGCGAAACTCGACATGATCGCCATGGGGATCCTCCTCTATTGGACCGTCCAGCATCATGGCAAGGCCCTGTCCCGGGCCGGGGCCCTGAGCGCTTGCCTTTGCGTGGCGGGGGGACTTCTCCTCCTGGCGTCCTATTTCGGGACCCGCTGGAACGACCCCCTCGAGGAGATCTACGCGCCCGAGCTGTTGGGCCTCGGCCTTTTTCTTTTCCTTTTGGGCGGGCTCCATCTGTCGTTCTTCGAGTCCGCCCTTTTGAGACCCTTGAGCCTTCCGGGAAAATATTGCTACGGCGGTTACCTGCTCCACCTGCCCCTCAAATCGCTCCTAGATCCCTTTTTAGGGCGGTTCGACGTCTTCAGCCGCTTCGGGATCTGCATCCTCGCCACCACCCTGGTGGCGGCTTCTTCCTACCATTTTTTTGAGATGCCCTTGAACCGGGCCATCCGCAGGCACTTCGGGGGAAAAACCGCCCCTCGGACCCGGTGA
- a CDS encoding DUF2252 family protein has translation MKPFDLPDDGKPTPSPDRPEWVRERIRRQDRPLEPRFRKAKWSLMARSPFFFFRGSNGLFWADLARSPLLEGFGGGKGTRLWVSGDAHCDNFGSFTDATGRLVYDLTDFDDGIVADYQMDLWRLAASLVLLGRGTGQGAKTQYRMAYEAARGYWQELKSCRWYENVRHGPWDEEQSSGSLRHFLSHVRDHYGFGKMLERWTKDGKGVPRFKIPGSKDLEALPRPLAKELEKTLRRYAGDLKPWPADKPRLFEVLDLARRLNGGIGSEGLRRFYALVRVSGKTEAPYRILEIKEQVRPGAWDHLPKRSRRKTQELAGKGQAARARSAEEALARQPDPWLGVLALGGGDFLVRERSPFKAVMPPEEVDEVAARQMGGILARAHCRAKDSFARKAFDLIRRDKKVFRRRVADIALAYADQVEADFKAFKTLKAD, from the coding sequence GTGAAACCCTTCGACCTCCCCGACGACGGCAAGCCCACCCCCTCTCCCGACCGGCCCGAATGGGTCCGCGAGCGGATCCGCCGCCAGGACCGTCCTCTCGAACCTAGGTTCCGAAAGGCCAAATGGTCCCTCATGGCCCGGTCCCCCTTCTTCTTTTTCCGCGGCTCCAACGGCCTTTTCTGGGCCGACCTCGCCCGGTCCCCCTTGTTGGAGGGTTTCGGCGGCGGCAAGGGGACCCGCCTTTGGGTCAGCGGGGACGCCCATTGCGACAATTTCGGGAGCTTCACCGACGCCACCGGACGCCTGGTCTATGACCTGACCGATTTCGACGATGGGATCGTGGCCGATTACCAGATGGACCTCTGGCGCCTGGCCGCCAGCCTGGTGCTCCTGGGCCGGGGAACGGGCCAGGGCGCCAAGACCCAATACCGGATGGCCTACGAGGCCGCCCGGGGTTATTGGCAGGAACTCAAGAGCTGCCGCTGGTACGAGAACGTCCGCCACGGTCCCTGGGACGAGGAACAATCCTCCGGCTCCCTCCGCCATTTCCTGTCCCATGTGAGGGACCACTACGGTTTTGGGAAGATGCTGGAACGATGGACCAAGGACGGCAAGGGAGTCCCGCGCTTCAAGATCCCCGGCTCCAAGGACCTGGAGGCCCTCCCCCGACCCTTGGCCAAGGAACTGGAGAAGACCCTGCGCCGTTACGCCGGGGACCTTAAGCCCTGGCCCGCGGACAAACCCCGCCTCTTCGAGGTGCTGGACCTGGCCCGCCGCTTGAACGGCGGGATCGGTTCGGAAGGCCTGCGCCGCTTTTACGCCCTGGTCCGGGTCAGCGGAAAAACGGAAGCGCCTTACCGGATCCTGGAGATCAAGGAGCAGGTCCGGCCCGGCGCCTGGGACCATCTTCCCAAAAGATCCCGGCGCAAGACACAGGAACTCGCCGGCAAGGGCCAGGCCGCCAGGGCCCGGTCGGCCGAGGAGGCCCTGGCCCGGCAGCCCGATCCCTGGCTGGGCGTCTTGGCCCTCGGGGGCGGGGATTTCCTGGTGCGGGAACGGTCCCCTTTCAAGGCGGTGATGCCGCCGGAGGAAGTGGACGAGGTGGCCGCGCGCCAGATGGGCGGCATCCTGGCCCGGGCCCATTGCCGCGCCAAGGACAGCTTCGCCCGGAAGGCCTTCGACCTCATCCGCCGGGACAAGAAGGTCTTCCGCCGCCGCGTGGCCGACATCGCCCTGGCCTACGCCGACCAGGTCGAGGCCGACTTCAAGGCCTTCAAGACCCTCAAGGCCGATTAG
- a CDS encoding alpha-glucuronidase family glycosyl hydrolase, translating to MVLAPALFLHAEDGHKLWLRYAQLVQPPTIKFFYLNDDSTTGHVIAEEIKRGLSDLSGYPVSQTSDPKNAQLIIGTPDNLELLREPSWKKNFSHLGPEGFLLKREGFSFLVAAKTSLGCLYGAFRLLELFSQDKDLEGDGVLESPLIHRRLLDHWDNLDGTIERGYAGKSLWKWNELPGHVNERVLDYARACASVGINGTVLNNVNADPRILTLPYLKKVQALADAMRPYGLKVYLSANFGAPKALGDLPTADPFDPQVRKWWEAKASEIHGLIPDFGGFLVKANSEGQPGPLDYGRTHADGANLLADALAPYGGVVIWRAFVYKDSIDPDRIKRAYKELMPLDGKFRKNVIIQSKNGPLDFQPREPFHPLFGGLKRTHLGAELQVTQEYLGHSNHLVYLGTMWEEFFGSDTFAHGPGSTIEKLLARDRDSLMAGVANTGDDRDWCGNPFSPANWYAFGRLAWDPTLKSRDIAEEWTRMTWTRDPQAAPAITDLLMGSRDTYIDYTCPLGLAGVFEKDLHYAPDPGMVDPRHDDWSAAYYNRADAKGIGFDRTRRGSDGVDQYHAPLNDRFNGLKTCPLDYLLWFHHAKWDQRLSTGRTLWDELVFRYGQGRKEAEAMKAQWQGLRGKVDDERFGKAERKLEIQAREADVWGKKCLGYFGSFRK from the coding sequence ATGGTCCTGGCACCGGCTCTTTTCCTTCACGCTGAGGATGGTCACAAACTCTGGCTGCGCTATGCCCAACTAGTCCAACCCCCGACCATCAAATTCTTCTATCTCAACGACGATTCCACAACCGGCCATGTCATTGCCGAAGAAATAAAGCGGGGCCTGAGTGATTTATCGGGATATCCCGTCTCCCAAACGTCGGATCCCAAGAACGCCCAACTGATAATCGGAACACCAGACAATCTCGAACTTCTTCGAGAGCCCTCCTGGAAAAAGAACTTTTCTCACTTAGGTCCTGAAGGTTTTTTATTGAAGAGGGAAGGTTTTTCATTCTTAGTGGCCGCCAAGACCTCCCTGGGTTGTCTCTATGGGGCCTTCCGGCTCCTGGAACTCTTCTCGCAAGACAAGGACCTGGAAGGGGATGGGGTCCTGGAGAGCCCCCTGATCCACCGCCGCCTGCTCGACCATTGGGACAACCTGGACGGCACCATCGAGCGGGGTTACGCCGGCAAGTCCCTCTGGAAATGGAATGAATTGCCGGGCCATGTGAATGAAAGGGTCTTGGATTACGCCCGGGCCTGCGCTTCGGTGGGCATCAACGGAACGGTGCTCAACAACGTCAACGCCGACCCGCGCATCCTGACCCTTCCCTATTTAAAGAAGGTCCAAGCCCTGGCGGACGCCATGCGGCCCTACGGTCTCAAGGTCTATCTCTCCGCCAATTTTGGCGCGCCCAAGGCCCTGGGGGACCTTCCCACGGCGGACCCCTTCGATCCGCAGGTGCGGAAATGGTGGGAGGCGAAAGCCTCCGAGATCCACGGGCTCATCCCCGACTTCGGGGGTTTCCTGGTCAAGGCCAACAGCGAGGGCCAGCCGGGACCGCTGGATTATGGCCGCACCCACGCCGACGGGGCGAATCTCTTGGCCGACGCCCTGGCCCCTTATGGCGGCGTCGTGATCTGGCGGGCCTTCGTCTACAAGGACAGCATCGACCCCGACCGCATCAAGCGCGCCTATAAGGAACTCATGCCCCTCGACGGCAAGTTCCGCAAGAACGTCATCATTCAATCGAAGAACGGGCCGCTGGATTTCCAGCCCCGGGAGCCCTTCCATCCCCTCTTCGGCGGCTTGAAGAGGACCCATCTGGGCGCCGAGCTCCAGGTCACCCAGGAATACCTGGGCCACTCCAACCACCTGGTCTATCTGGGAACGATGTGGGAGGAATTCTTCGGGTCGGATACTTTCGCCCATGGCCCCGGTTCCACTATCGAAAAGCTCCTTGCCCGGGACCGGGACAGCCTGATGGCCGGTGTCGCCAACACCGGGGATGACCGGGACTGGTGCGGAAATCCATTCTCCCCCGCCAACTGGTACGCCTTCGGAAGGCTCGCCTGGGACCCAACGCTCAAAAGCCGGGACATCGCCGAGGAATGGACCCGCATGACCTGGACCCGGGACCCTCAAGCGGCCCCGGCCATCACAGATCTGCTGATGGGCTCAAGGGACACCTACATCGATTACACCTGTCCCCTGGGGCTGGCCGGGGTCTTCGAGAAGGACCTGCATTACGCGCCCGACCCGGGCATGGTGGACCCGCGCCATGACGACTGGTCGGCGGCCTATTACAACCGGGCCGACGCGAAAGGGATCGGCTTCGACCGCACCCGGCGCGGGAGCGATGGCGTGGACCAATACCATGCGCCCCTGAACGACCGCTTCAACGGCCTCAAGACCTGTCCATTGGACTACCTGCTCTGGTTCCATCACGCGAAGTGGGACCAGCGCCTCTCCACCGGCCGCACCCTCTGGGATGAATTGGTCTTCCGTTATGGCCAGGGCCGGAAGGAAGCCGAGGCCATGAAAGCCCAGTGGCAAGGCCTGAGGGGAAAGGTGGACGACGAGCGGTTCGGAAAGGCGGAACGGAAACTGGAAATCCAGGCGAGGGAAGCGGACGTCTGGGGCAAGAAGTGCCTGGGTTATTTCGGGTCCTTCCGGAAATAG